Proteins from a single region of Candidatus Bathyarchaeia archaeon:
- a CDS encoding THUMP domain-containing protein: MLSDFNLLVSSARGNEREANSELCYLIAELGDRSAETSYTPVSGLTVAKTSLDPLKVIQNLRSTLKEKPWEFRYVLKVKPVQRVVPTEIEAIGNAVSEKSRTIRDGETFRVSIEKRRSNVSSKEVIDAIAAKIPRKVDLRDPRKIVLVEIIGAVAGIAVIPPNGILGIEREKRTI, translated from the coding sequence TTGCTAAGCGACTTCAACCTCCTAGTATCCAGTGCAAGAGGCAATGAGCGAGAAGCAAATTCGGAACTGTGTTATCTGATTGCTGAGCTAGGAGACCGATCCGCGGAGACCAGCTATACCCCGGTCAGCGGCCTAACAGTTGCCAAGACCTCGCTTGACCCTCTCAAAGTCATACAGAATCTACGGTCCACCCTTAAGGAGAAACCTTGGGAGTTTCGATATGTGCTCAAAGTAAAGCCGGTTCAGAGAGTCGTACCCACCGAAATTGAAGCCATCGGGAATGCGGTTTCAGAGAAATCACGGACAATTCGAGACGGTGAAACATTCCGCGTGTCGATTGAAAAACGTCGAAGCAACGTCTCCTCCAAGGAAGTTATTGACGCCATTGCCGCCAAGATTCCTAGAAAAGTTGACCTGCGGGATCCGCGGAAGATTGTCCTAGTCGAGATTATTGGCGCAGTCGCTGGAATCGCGGTCATTCCACCCAATGGTATCTTGGGCATAGAACGGGAAAAGAGAACGATCTAG
- a CDS encoding L-threonylcarbamoyladenylate synthase: MLTQFLKISGESIQKAATAIQNGGLVVYPTDTVYGLGCDPFNEKAVHMLAAAKVRNKGSFPVLVDSIGRAKELGAISRDVEPLALRFWPGPLTIVVSSLATLPIQVIGPQKMVGLRVPARRDTLDLVSRSGGSLVGTSANISGNPPVTNAEAAFKVFEGKVDIILDGGLMSTSITSTVVKKTNFGIQVIRQGAISREELRTVIGSNVELQE; the protein is encoded by the coding sequence ATGCTTACTCAGTTTCTCAAGATTAGCGGCGAGTCGATTCAGAAGGCCGCGACAGCGATACAAAATGGGGGACTAGTAGTCTATCCAACCGACACGGTCTACGGTCTTGGATGCGACCCATTCAACGAGAAAGCGGTCCACATGTTGGCAGCAGCGAAGGTTCGAAACAAAGGGAGCTTCCCAGTCCTGGTAGATTCGATTGGCAGAGCAAAAGAGCTAGGCGCCATCAGCCGTGATGTCGAACCGCTTGCCTTGCGATTTTGGCCGGGGCCCCTGACCATCGTAGTTTCTTCTCTGGCAACGCTTCCTATCCAAGTGATTGGTCCTCAGAAAATGGTTGGGCTTAGAGTCCCCGCCCGAAGGGATACCCTGGATCTGGTCTCGAGGTCAGGAGGGTCGCTCGTAGGGACCAGCGCAAACATTTCGGGCAACCCGCCGGTCACTAATGCAGAAGCTGCATTCAAGGTGTTCGAAGGCAAGGTCGACATCATACTGGATGGAGGCCTAATGTCTACCAGCATCACGTCAACAGTCGTTAAAAAGACCAACTTTGGCATTCAGGTTATCCGCCAAGGAGCAATTAGTCGGGAAGAACTTAGAACGGTTATCGGATCGAACGTCGAACTTCAAGAATGA
- a CDS encoding phosphoribosyltransferase, whose translation MRNPKYVAPSWDDVYGMLVELAGRIKGSGYLPQVIVGVSRGGWPPARVMSDLLENPNLANMKVEFYKNIGVTSHRPKITQPVSSEVIGKRVLVVDDVADSGKSLRLAHQHLRRKGAREIRVCTIYLKPKSIYKPDHYARITSKWVIFPWERLEAIKLIKRNLRSKGKTGNVIRELMGSGLTAPLIRTLLALDK comes from the coding sequence TTGCGGAATCCGAAATACGTTGCTCCGAGCTGGGACGATGTCTATGGTATGCTGGTAGAACTTGCCGGGCGGATCAAGGGCTCAGGATACTTGCCCCAAGTCATCGTGGGCGTATCTCGAGGAGGATGGCCGCCCGCCCGGGTAATGAGTGATCTGCTTGAGAACCCGAATCTTGCAAACATGAAAGTCGAATTCTACAAGAATATCGGAGTCACTTCGCACAGGCCTAAGATCACGCAGCCTGTTTCCTCCGAGGTTATCGGGAAACGCGTGCTGGTCGTGGATGATGTTGCCGACTCAGGAAAGAGTCTCCGCTTAGCACACCAGCATCTACGCCGAAAAGGCGCTCGGGAGATCAGGGTCTGCACCATCTACCTGAAACCGAAGAGTATCTACAAACCGGATCACTATGCTAGGATAACTTCAAAGTGGGTCATCTTTCCGTGGGAACGACTGGAAGCCATCAAACTCATCAAACGGAATCTCCGGTCGAAGGGGAAGACAGGCAACGTGATTCGAGAGTTGATGGGAAGCGGACTAACCGCCCCGCTAATTCGTACACTCTTGGCGCTTGACAAATGA
- a CDS encoding isoaspartyl peptidase/L-asparaginase, whose amino-acid sequence MANLAIIVHGGAGEWPKLKQAAGLSGVHEAATLGFRLLRQAGSAVQAVEAAVMQMEDNPIFNAGRGSTLNLLGDVEADAGIMDGRNLRGAGVALLRHLKNPVGLARVVMEKTDHALLAGQSAEKLGEAFGLRKANLKLPERVREWKEARRQLEKGSLTNSSRNTKLIRSRGKSLLGDTVGALAIDQNGDLAAADSTGGVSLKLPGRIGDSPILGAGLYADNRTGAATATGVGEIAMRLVVSKLACDAMKSLTAQQAASQTVKKVTKLVGRGLGIVTLDSKGRYGVAHNTSHLCWAALTKDQGVVSQMHR is encoded by the coding sequence TTGGCAAATTTGGCGATAATTGTTCACGGCGGGGCCGGCGAATGGCCCAAGCTGAAGCAGGCTGCCGGTCTGTCGGGCGTCCATGAGGCTGCGACCCTGGGGTTCAGGTTACTCCGACAGGCAGGATCTGCAGTGCAAGCAGTTGAAGCAGCCGTCATGCAAATGGAAGATAATCCCATCTTTAACGCGGGGAGAGGGTCAACTCTGAATCTTCTGGGTGATGTTGAGGCAGATGCGGGAATCATGGATGGAAGGAATCTGCGCGGCGCGGGAGTCGCGCTCCTTCGACATCTAAAGAACCCGGTGGGTCTTGCAAGAGTCGTGATGGAGAAAACTGATCATGCTCTGCTTGCTGGTCAAAGTGCGGAGAAGCTTGGAGAAGCGTTCGGGTTGCGGAAGGCGAACCTGAAACTTCCCGAGCGAGTTCGTGAATGGAAAGAGGCACGACGACAACTGGAGAAAGGGTCTCTCACCAATTCTTCGAGAAATACGAAGCTAATACGCAGCAGAGGTAAGAGCCTGCTTGGAGATACTGTGGGAGCGCTTGCAATTGATCAGAACGGAGACCTAGCCGCTGCGGATTCTACCGGCGGCGTCTCGTTGAAGTTGCCTGGCAGAATCGGCGATAGCCCAATCCTTGGCGCCGGACTATATGCCGATAATAGGACCGGAGCAGCCACCGCAACAGGTGTCGGAGAAATAGCGATGAGATTGGTTGTTTCCAAGTTAGCTTGCGATGCAATGAAGTCCCTGACCGCACAACAAGCTGCGTCACAAACCGTCAAGAAGGTAACCAAACTAGTGGGGAGAGGACTCGGAATTGTAACTCTCGACAGTAAAGGACGATACGGTGTGGCTCACAATACTTCACATCTCTGTTGGGCAGCCCTAACCAAGGATCAAGGCGTTGTCTCTCAAATGCACCGTTGA
- the cgi121 gene encoding KEOPS complex subunit Cgi121 translates to MIVERIGSYFLFIQGFRSTGVIDSENVLGDLRGSVDEVDLQLLRADRVAGKEHIIFAARNAVDSFRGEDRRAKHLSMELLLFASGEHQIVEAIKLLGIDSSSTELVLVGLSGTRLELSPLISRVGKMVKGMPDDTVLDIETTTKVRALRKAYNISDRELDSSRMPREDENEVLKRLVIERSALLVLEN, encoded by the coding sequence ATGATAGTTGAAAGAATCGGTTCGTATTTCCTGTTCATCCAAGGATTCAGAAGTACCGGAGTGATCGACTCTGAGAATGTCTTGGGAGACCTGCGAGGGTCAGTTGACGAGGTTGACCTTCAGCTATTGCGGGCTGATAGAGTGGCTGGTAAAGAGCACATTATTTTCGCGGCAAGAAACGCGGTTGACTCTTTCAGAGGGGAGGATCGAAGAGCAAAGCATCTCTCCATGGAACTTCTATTATTTGCCTCAGGTGAACACCAGATTGTCGAAGCGATCAAGCTTCTTGGCATAGACTCTTCGAGTACGGAACTCGTTCTGGTGGGACTCTCCGGAACCAGGCTTGAACTTAGCCCGTTGATTAGCAGAGTAGGAAAGATGGTAAAGGGAATGCCGGACGATACTGTGTTAGACATCGAGACCACCACAAAGGTAAGAGCACTAAGGAAAGCTTACAATATTTCTGACAGGGAGTTGGACTCGTCGAGGATGCCCCGCGAAGACGAGAATGAGGTGTTAAAGAGACTAGTGATTGAGCGTTCTGCTCTCTTGGTGTTGGAGAACTAG
- a CDS encoding tyrosine-type recombinase/integrase — MPYKKGELPHGGHGSDPRTVKEWRASEPLVETWLSKKRPGTARKYGEDFRAFWLDFLSQRYKSIEEWLDAVKKAQYERDFEIQTAWAKDLEAYILARKISHKTRAKIASAVMSFLEPRIGKHNARNYKFTFGTPEEVDAEAHESDTETIDYHDIAKLAHAAKSKRDKALVLVNISGLGVGEILSFNSRWFQIYDLLKSRKPIDRWQTRIEPVRIDLVRKKKNVKFYTFLLDDAIDALAVLLEQRETETSRSLTEKDPLFVNYKNEPITEQRIQEQFRYLRENASLEHPERFHPHEIGRDTLITLFANHHIGPFNSKGKSLPAEFCCGHTIDDLKYNKSAWTPKGEQQLREIFESLRPELNLITHRGKEIEILKGTIDLQARRALVEMVKMLKTEPPETTGDTAEQILQLLEEQGITEAANRWSRRRIGDRS; from the coding sequence TTGCCTTACAAGAAGGGCGAGCTTCCTCACGGCGGACATGGCTCTGACCCTCGAACTGTCAAAGAATGGAGAGCCTCCGAGCCCCTGGTTGAGACTTGGCTCTCAAAGAAACGTCCAGGGACAGCCCGCAAGTACGGAGAGGACTTTCGAGCCTTCTGGCTTGACTTTCTCAGCCAGCGGTACAAGTCTATCGAAGAGTGGCTCGATGCCGTCAAGAAGGCCCAGTACGAGCGAGACTTCGAGATTCAGACAGCATGGGCGAAAGACCTCGAAGCTTACATCCTCGCGAGAAAGATCAGCCACAAGACACGCGCGAAGATAGCTTCAGCCGTTATGTCGTTTCTTGAGCCTCGGATAGGAAAACACAACGCTCGCAACTACAAATTCACCTTCGGTACTCCAGAAGAGGTCGATGCCGAGGCCCATGAATCTGATACTGAAACCATCGACTACCATGACATTGCAAAGCTCGCCCATGCCGCCAAGTCCAAACGAGACAAGGCACTGGTCCTTGTCAACATCTCTGGTCTTGGGGTCGGCGAGATACTATCGTTCAACAGCCGTTGGTTCCAGATCTACGACCTCCTCAAGTCACGTAAACCGATAGACCGGTGGCAGACGAGAATCGAACCAGTCAGAATCGATCTCGTCAGGAAGAAGAAGAATGTCAAGTTCTACACCTTCCTACTGGACGATGCGATTGACGCTCTGGCGGTGCTTCTGGAGCAGAGGGAAACCGAAACGAGCAGATCATTGACTGAGAAGGACCCGCTGTTCGTCAACTACAAAAATGAACCAATTACCGAGCAACGCATCCAAGAACAGTTCCGCTATCTGAGAGAAAACGCATCACTAGAACATCCAGAGAGATTCCATCCACACGAGATAGGGAGAGACACTCTAATCACTCTCTTCGCAAACCATCACATCGGACCGTTCAATTCAAAGGGCAAATCTCTACCAGCCGAGTTCTGCTGCGGACATACCATCGACGATCTAAAGTACAACAAATCGGCTTGGACACCAAAAGGCGAACAACAACTCAGGGAAATCTTCGAAAGCCTCCGCCCAGAACTGAACCTCATCACCCACCGAGGCAAAGAAATAGAGATCCTCAAAGGAACAATCGACCTCCAAGCCCGCAGAGCGCTCGTTGAAATGGTCAAGATGCTGAAGACTGAGCCTCCTGAAACCACAGGAGACACCGCAGAACAAATCCTACAGCTTTTGGAGGAACAGGGAATCACAGAGGCGGCAAACAGATGGAGCCGCCGGCGAATAGGCGATAGGTCTTGA